One Bradyrhizobium zhanjiangense DNA segment encodes these proteins:
- a CDS encoding MFS transporter has translation MATLDLDATRLTESEHQRQLRRAVIASTVGTAIEWYDFFLYSTVTGLVFAKLFFPQSDPWVGTLEAFAIYAVGFVARPIGAAIFGHYGDRIGRKSTLIATLLLMGLATAAVAVVPTYASIGIWGAVILTVLRFIQGVGVGGEWGGSVLMSMEWARSDRSRGLIASWPQFGVPCGLFLANLAVLAFSQMAGDQFLAWGWRIPFALSIILVGVGLYIRLGILETPVFSKLVAERQVDRTPMLTVIREYPKEILLSAFARMSEQAPFYIFTAFVFSYGIGTLHVSRDFLLTAVLSASVLSFVSIPLCGHISDQIGRKNMYMIGAAVTGIFGFVYFALLNTGSPTIIFLAIILSLIPHDMQYGPQAALIAESFTGRLRYSGSSLGYQLASVIAGGPAPLIATWLFGTFHSATAIAIYIAICAVMTLAATAMMTDYTGKDINAVGAHERRT, from the coding sequence ATGGCAACACTCGACCTTGATGCCACCCGACTTACTGAATCCGAGCATCAGCGCCAGCTTCGTCGCGCGGTGATCGCGTCCACGGTAGGGACCGCGATCGAATGGTATGATTTCTTCCTCTACAGCACCGTCACCGGTCTGGTTTTCGCAAAGCTGTTCTTTCCGCAGTCCGATCCCTGGGTTGGCACGCTGGAGGCGTTTGCGATCTACGCAGTCGGCTTCGTCGCGCGCCCGATCGGCGCGGCAATCTTTGGACACTATGGCGACCGCATCGGACGTAAATCGACGCTGATCGCGACGCTGCTTTTGATGGGACTGGCGACCGCCGCAGTGGCCGTGGTGCCGACCTATGCGAGCATCGGCATCTGGGGCGCCGTGATCCTGACCGTGCTGCGATTCATTCAGGGCGTCGGCGTTGGCGGCGAGTGGGGCGGCTCGGTGCTGATGTCGATGGAATGGGCCCGCAGCGACCGATCCCGAGGATTGATCGCGTCATGGCCGCAATTCGGCGTGCCCTGCGGCCTGTTCCTCGCAAATCTCGCCGTGCTGGCGTTCAGCCAGATGGCGGGCGATCAGTTCCTGGCGTGGGGCTGGCGCATTCCGTTCGCGCTCAGCATCATCCTGGTCGGCGTCGGGCTTTATATCCGGCTCGGCATTCTCGAAACGCCGGTGTTCTCAAAGCTCGTGGCCGAACGTCAGGTCGACCGCACGCCAATGCTGACGGTGATCCGGGAATACCCGAAGGAGATCCTGCTGTCGGCCTTCGCGCGCATGTCGGAGCAGGCGCCGTTCTACATCTTCACCGCCTTCGTCTTCTCCTATGGCATCGGCACCCTGCACGTTTCGCGCGACTTCCTGCTGACCGCGGTGCTCTCGGCCTCGGTGCTGTCGTTTGTCTCGATCCCGCTGTGCGGACATATCTCCGATCAGATCGGCCGCAAGAACATGTACATGATCGGCGCTGCCGTGACGGGCATCTTCGGCTTCGTCTATTTCGCGCTGCTCAACACCGGATCACCAACCATCATCTTCCTTGCGATCATCCTGTCGCTGATTCCGCACGACATGCAGTACGGGCCGCAAGCCGCCTTGATCGCCGAGAGTTTTACTGGACGCCTGCGCTACAGCGGATCCTCGCTCGGCTATCAACTCGCATCCGTGATCGCCGGCGGCCCGGCGCCGCTGATCGCAACCTGGCTGTTCGGCACGTTCCATTCGGCGACCGCGATCGCGATCTACATCGCGATTTGCGCTGTCATGACGCTGGCCGCAACCGCGATGATGACCGATTACACCGGGAAGGATATCAACGCGGTGGGCGCGCATGAGCGGCGAACTTGA
- a CDS encoding YybH family protein, whose protein sequence is MSPLPVANTEIVRFFRQWLDTFAGYVREVDYASARPLFHPDVLAFGTHNDVIPGLDQWVATQWDNVWPKTTDFRFVLDQTSILASSDGTMVTVIAPWTSTGYHSDGSAFPRPGRATMVFSKTADGWLCVHSHMSLNRGVPQASHANRPVKAW, encoded by the coding sequence ATGAGCCCCTTGCCGGTCGCGAATACGGAGATCGTGCGGTTCTTCCGCCAGTGGCTGGACACCTTCGCGGGCTATGTCCGCGAGGTCGACTATGCCTCGGCGCGGCCGCTCTTCCATCCGGATGTGCTCGCCTTCGGCACGCATAACGATGTCATCCCCGGCCTCGATCAATGGGTCGCGACGCAATGGGACAACGTCTGGCCGAAGACGACCGATTTTCGTTTCGTGCTCGATCAGACCTCGATCCTGGCATCGTCCGACGGCACGATGGTGACCGTGATCGCGCCGTGGACGAGCACGGGCTATCATTCCGATGGCAGCGCGTTTCCACGCCCCGGGCGGGCGACGATGGTGTTCTCCAAGACCGCCGACGGCTGGCTGTGTGTGCATTCCCATATGTCGCTCAACCGCGGAGTGCCTCAGGCGAGCCACGCCAATCGGCCGGTAAAGGCCTGGTAG
- a CDS encoding flavin-containing monooxygenase, with amino-acid sequence MGARDSEHFDVLIVGAGLSGIGAGYHLQTKCPGKSYVILEGRDCIGGTWDLFRYPGIRSDSDMFTLGYSFKPWTDPKAIADGPQILNYVRETAAENGIEQHIRFRHRVKRASWSTPEARWTVEAERIAGEGAPELVRFTCNFLFMCSGYYKYEAGYTPEFKGTADFQGRIVHPQKWTEDIDYSGKRVVVIGSGATAVTLVPELAKKAAQVTMLQRSPTYVVSRPAQDPVANKLRRNLPTRLAYHLIRWRNVMWGMFFFQLSRRRPAKVRDLILRGVQMALGPDYDVATHFTPRYNPWDQRLCLVPDGDLFKAIREQRAAVVTSEIDTFTRDGIRLKDGSELAADIIVTATGLVLQVVGGLEISVDGRAVDFANTLTYKGMMYADVPNMASAFGYTNASWTLKCDLTCEYVCRLINYMDRHNFRQCMPHNDDATITAQPSLDFTSGYVQRSIAKMPKQGSKRPWRLYQNYALDIVSLRFGRIDDGVMQYS; translated from the coding sequence ATGGGAGCGCGTGACAGCGAACATTTCGACGTCCTCATCGTCGGTGCCGGCCTGTCCGGCATCGGCGCAGGCTATCATTTGCAGACGAAGTGCCCGGGCAAGAGCTACGTCATCCTGGAGGGCCGCGATTGCATCGGCGGCACCTGGGACCTGTTCCGCTATCCCGGCATCCGCTCCGACAGCGACATGTTCACGCTCGGCTATTCGTTCAAGCCGTGGACCGACCCGAAGGCGATCGCCGACGGGCCGCAGATCCTGAACTATGTGCGCGAGACCGCCGCCGAGAACGGCATCGAGCAGCACATCCGCTTCCGTCATCGGGTCAAGCGCGCATCGTGGTCGACGCCGGAGGCGCGCTGGACCGTGGAGGCCGAGCGCATCGCGGGCGAGGGCGCACCCGAGCTCGTGCGCTTCACCTGCAATTTCCTGTTCATGTGCTCGGGCTATTACAAATACGAGGCGGGCTACACGCCGGAGTTCAAGGGGACGGCGGATTTCCAGGGCCGCATCGTGCATCCGCAGAAATGGACTGAGGACATCGACTATTCGGGCAAGCGCGTCGTGGTGATCGGCTCGGGCGCGACCGCAGTGACCCTGGTGCCGGAGCTCGCCAAGAAAGCGGCGCAGGTCACCATGCTGCAGCGCTCGCCGACCTACGTGGTGTCGCGCCCCGCTCAGGATCCCGTCGCCAACAAGCTGCGCCGCAATTTGCCGACGCGGCTTGCTTATCACCTGATCCGCTGGCGCAATGTGATGTGGGGAATGTTCTTCTTCCAGCTCAGCCGGCGCCGGCCGGCGAAGGTGAGGGATCTCATCCTTAGGGGCGTGCAGATGGCACTCGGCCCCGACTACGACGTCGCGACCCATTTCACGCCGCGCTACAATCCCTGGGACCAGCGGCTATGCCTCGTTCCCGACGGCGATCTCTTCAAGGCGATCCGCGAGCAGCGCGCCGCGGTCGTCACGAGCGAGATCGACACGTTTACGCGCGACGGTATTCGCCTGAAGGACGGCAGCGAGCTTGCGGCCGACATCATCGTGACGGCGACGGGCTTGGTGCTCCAGGTCGTCGGCGGGCTCGAGATCAGCGTCGATGGCCGCGCCGTCGATTTCGCCAACACGCTGACCTACAAGGGCATGATGTATGCCGACGTGCCGAACATGGCGTCAGCCTTCGGCTACACAAACGCGTCGTGGACGCTGAAATGCGATCTCACCTGCGAATATGTCTGCCGGCTCATCAACTACATGGACCGGCATAATTTCCGTCAGTGCATGCCGCACAATGACGATGCCACGATCACCGCGCAGCCCTCGCTCGATTTCACCTCGGGTTATGTGCAGCGCTCGATCGCCAAGATGCCGAAGCAGGGCTCGAAGCGGCCGTGGCGCCTCTATCAGAACTACGCGCTCGACATCGTCTCCTTGCGCTTCGGCCGGATCGACGACGGCGTGATGCAATATTCCTGA
- a CDS encoding fumarylacetoacetate hydrolase family protein gives MNAASYVIPLPPQASLPVVGESGRYPVRRIWCVGRNYLEHIREMGNDERAPPFFFAKHADMLVPDGATIPYPPLTKDLHHEVELVVAMKSGGLNIPADKALDHVYGYAVGIDLTRRDLQIASRKKERPWEIGKSFDGSAPCSAVQPASKIGHPSKGKIWLTVNGKEAQQGDLTELIWNVPEIIWQLSQQVKLAAGDIIMTGTPAGVSQLQVGDKLECGVDGVGTLKVSICQPE, from the coding sequence ATGAACGCCGCCTCCTACGTCATTCCGCTTCCGCCCCAGGCATCGCTTCCCGTCGTCGGGGAAAGCGGCCGCTATCCGGTGCGCCGCATCTGGTGCGTCGGCCGCAATTATCTCGAGCACATCCGCGAGATGGGCAATGACGAGCGCGCCCCGCCGTTCTTCTTCGCCAAGCACGCCGACATGCTGGTGCCGGATGGCGCCACCATTCCCTATCCGCCGCTGACCAAGGATCTGCATCACGAGGTCGAGCTGGTCGTCGCGATGAAGAGCGGCGGGCTGAACATCCCCGCCGACAAGGCGCTCGACCACGTCTACGGTTACGCCGTCGGCATCGACCTCACCCGCCGCGATCTCCAGATCGCCTCGCGCAAGAAGGAGCGTCCCTGGGAGATCGGCAAGTCGTTCGACGGCTCCGCCCCCTGCTCCGCGGTGCAGCCGGCCTCGAAGATCGGCCATCCCTCGAAGGGCAAGATCTGGCTCACCGTCAACGGCAAGGAAGCGCAGCAGGGCGACCTCACCGAGCTGATCTGGAACGTGCCGGAGATCATCTGGCAGCTCTCGCAGCAGGTGAAGCTCGCCGCCGGCGACATCATCATGACGGGCACTCCGGCCGGCGTCTCGCAGCTCCAGGTGGGCGACAAGCTCGAATGCGGCGTCGACGGCGTCGGCACGCTGAAGGTGAGCATCTGCCAGCCGGAATAG
- a CDS encoding AAA family ATPase — MHVLALVTQKGGSGKSTLAVGLAVAAMECEERVALIEADAQGTISKWKQRRENSYPRVECVADPAEIEPVLSRLQAEGIGLAIIDTAATNNALALRAITNADLCLIPARPSPADIEAAIPTLLAIRRGNRRFAFILNQTPTRGCRLSEAATSLNSLGVLALPFIGQRNDHQDALGVGLGVTEFAPDGKASDEIVGLWRWISEHIFAESNHHGQGAVETAC; from the coding sequence GTGCACGTGCTTGCTCTGGTCACGCAGAAAGGCGGAAGCGGTAAGAGTACGCTGGCTGTCGGGCTTGCCGTGGCCGCGATGGAATGCGAAGAGCGCGTCGCTCTCATTGAGGCGGACGCGCAGGGCACCATCTCGAAATGGAAACAGCGTCGCGAGAATTCCTATCCTCGTGTCGAGTGCGTTGCGGATCCGGCAGAGATCGAGCCGGTGCTATCTCGGCTCCAGGCCGAAGGGATTGGGCTCGCAATCATCGACACGGCCGCAACGAACAACGCCCTGGCGCTGCGCGCCATCACCAATGCCGACCTCTGTCTCATTCCGGCGCGTCCGAGCCCGGCCGATATCGAAGCTGCCATCCCTACGCTGTTGGCCATTCGTAGGGGTAACCGCCGGTTTGCCTTCATCCTCAATCAGACGCCCACACGGGGGTGCCGGCTGAGTGAAGCTGCCACGTCGCTCAACTCGCTTGGGGTGCTTGCGCTTCCCTTTATTGGACAGCGCAACGACCATCAGGATGCGCTCGGGGTAGGCTTGGGCGTCACCGAGTTTGCGCCGGACGGAAAAGCCTCGGACGAGATCGTTGGGCTGTGGCGCTGGATTTCGGAGCACATCTTCGCGGAGTCGAATCATCATGGGCAAGGCGCGGTCGAGACAGCCTGCTGA
- a CDS encoding aspartyl/asparaginyl beta-hydroxylase domain-containing protein, which translates to MLKQLFAPQLVILYVLAASTIYVHFRGKQRLRFARQLGDHSTYLAPYNVLMYAGSAVPNKPVISVDQFPELKPLSENWETIRDEAVRLFDEGFIRAAAKNNDWGFYSFFKSGWKRFYLKWYDDFLPSARTLCPKTVELLNSIPSVHGAMFAMLPPGGKLGAHRDPFAGSLRYHLGLVTPNSNKCRILVDGVECVWRDGEAFMFDETFIHSAENATDVNRIILFCDVERPMKFGFMTAINRWVSHHIVKASATQNVDGENVGVLNKVFGKLYEIHLGSRKVKEWNRNVYYTLKYSLTALVLGLIVLSALR; encoded by the coding sequence ATGCTGAAACAGCTTTTTGCGCCGCAACTTGTCATTCTGTATGTGCTTGCGGCATCGACGATTTACGTTCACTTCCGCGGCAAGCAGCGGCTGCGCTTCGCGCGCCAGCTCGGCGATCACTCGACCTACCTCGCACCCTACAACGTGCTGATGTATGCCGGCTCGGCCGTGCCCAACAAGCCGGTGATCTCGGTCGATCAGTTTCCCGAGCTGAAGCCGCTGAGCGAGAACTGGGAGACCATCCGCGACGAAGCGGTGCGCCTGTTCGACGAAGGTTTTATCCGCGCCGCAGCCAAGAACAACGACTGGGGCTTCTATTCCTTCTTCAAGAGCGGCTGGAAGCGGTTTTACCTGAAATGGTACGATGACTTCCTGCCTTCGGCGCGCACGCTCTGCCCGAAGACGGTGGAGCTGCTGAACTCGATCCCGAGCGTGCACGGCGCGATGTTCGCGATGCTGCCGCCGGGCGGCAAGCTAGGCGCCCATCGCGATCCCTTCGCGGGTTCGCTGCGCTATCACCTCGGCCTCGTTACGCCGAACTCGAACAAATGCCGGATTCTCGTCGACGGCGTCGAATGCGTCTGGCGCGACGGCGAAGCCTTCATGTTCGACGAGACCTTCATCCACAGCGCCGAGAATGCGACCGACGTCAACCGCATCATCCTGTTCTGCGACGTCGAGCGCCCGATGAAGTTCGGCTTCATGACCGCGATCAACCGCTGGGTCAGCCATCACATCGTCAAGGCGTCGGCGACCCAGAACGTCGACGGCGAGAATGTCGGCGTGCTCAACAAGGTGTTCGGCAAGCTCTACGAGATCCATCTCGGCAGCCGCAAGGTCAAGGAGTGGAACCGCAACGTCTACTACACGCTGAAATATTCGCTGACGGCGCTCGTCCTCGGCCTCATCGTGCTGTCGGCGTTGCGGTGA
- the ahcY gene encoding adenosylhomocysteinase, producing the protein MNAKPGFTDYIVKDISLADFGRKEISLAETEMPGLMATREEYGPKQPLKGARIAGSLHMTIQTAVLIETLAALGADIRWVSCNIYSTQDHAAAAIAAAGIPVFAVKGETLTEYWDYTAKLFDWHGGGTPNMILDDGGDATMLVHAGVRAENGDTAFLDKPGSEEEEIFYALVKRLLKEKPKGYFGEIAKNIKGVSEETTTGVHRLYEMANKGTLLFPAINVNDSVTKSKFDNLYGCRESLVDGIRRGTDVMLSGKVAMVAGFGDVGKGSAASLRQAGCRVMVSEVDPICALQAAMEGYEVVTMEDAAPRADIFVTATGNKDIITIEHMRAMKDRAIVCNIGHFDNEIQIAALRNLKWTNIKPQVDEIEFPDKHRIIMLSEGRLVNLGNAMGHPSFVMSASFTNQTLAQIELFANNKDGKYEKKVYVLPKTLDEKVARLHLAKIGVKLTELRKDQADYIGVKQEGPYKSDHYRY; encoded by the coding sequence ATGAACGCGAAGCCCGGCTTCACCGATTACATCGTCAAGGACATTTCGCTCGCCGATTTCGGCCGCAAGGAGATCTCGCTCGCCGAGACCGAGATGCCCGGCCTGATGGCCACCCGCGAGGAGTACGGCCCGAAGCAGCCGCTCAAGGGCGCGCGCATCGCCGGCTCGCTGCATATGACGATCCAGACCGCGGTGCTGATCGAGACGCTGGCCGCTCTCGGCGCCGACATCCGCTGGGTCTCCTGCAACATCTATTCGACGCAGGATCACGCCGCGGCTGCGATCGCGGCCGCCGGCATTCCCGTCTTCGCCGTCAAGGGCGAGACGCTGACTGAATATTGGGACTACACCGCAAAACTGTTCGACTGGCATGGCGGCGGCACGCCGAACATGATCCTCGATGACGGAGGCGATGCCACCATGCTGGTGCATGCCGGTGTCCGTGCCGAGAACGGCGACACAGCCTTCCTCGACAAGCCGGGCTCGGAGGAAGAGGAGATCTTCTACGCGCTGGTCAAGCGCCTGTTGAAGGAGAAGCCGAAGGGCTACTTCGGCGAGATCGCCAAGAACATCAAGGGCGTCTCGGAAGAGACGACGACAGGCGTGCATCGTCTCTACGAGATGGCCAACAAGGGCACGCTCCTGTTCCCGGCAATCAACGTCAACGACAGCGTCACCAAGTCGAAGTTCGACAACCTCTATGGCTGCCGTGAATCGCTGGTCGACGGCATCCGCCGCGGCACCGACGTGATGCTGTCGGGCAAGGTTGCGATGGTCGCCGGCTTTGGCGACGTCGGCAAGGGCTCGGCCGCTTCGCTGCGCCAGGCCGGCTGCCGCGTCATGGTCTCCGAAGTTGATCCGATCTGCGCGCTCCAGGCCGCAATGGAAGGCTACGAGGTCGTGACCATGGAAGACGCCGCGCCTCGCGCCGACATCTTCGTCACCGCGACCGGCAACAAGGACATCATCACCATCGAGCACATGCGCGCGATGAAGGATCGCGCCATCGTCTGCAACATCGGCCACTTCGACAATGAGATCCAGATCGCCGCTCTGCGCAATCTGAAGTGGACCAACATCAAGCCGCAGGTCGACGAGATCGAATTCCCCGACAAGCACCGCATCATCATGCTGTCGGAAGGCCGCCTCGTGAACCTCGGCAACGCGATGGGCCATCCGTCCTTCGTGATGTCGGCGTCCTTCACCAACCAGACGCTGGCGCAGATCGAGCTGTTCGCCAACAACAAGGACGGCAAGTACGAGAAGAAGGTCTACGTGCTGCCCAAGACCCTCGACGAGAAGGTCGCCCGCCTGCACCTCGCCAAGATCGGCGTCAAGCTCACCGAACTGCGCAAGGACCAGGCCGACTATATTGGCGTGAAGCAGGAAGGCCCGTACAAGTCGGATCATTATCGGTACTGA
- the grrM gene encoding cyclophane-forming radical SAM/SPASM peptide maturase GrrM/OscB, producing MWRPALIVLQPTPFCNIDCDYCYLRHRDDRTVMGAKVVSAIRDKIFPRIARDAAPTIIWHAGEPTTVPIAWYRSAYTELRKTAPGATNFSLQSNGIGLGRDWIEFARETGTQIGLSIDGPREFHDARRKTRNGKGTWALAMQALRELQQARIHPNVVTVLHPLSLQAVDAYFEFYRDNDISHVSFSIDESEGRHATSSFDAGDYTDAITGFLFGLMKRAYLEGFPLHIKEVERIASILAGGQLRNEQIDAWDVLVVAANGDVTTFSPEFMEVRSQAHRNFNFGNILIDDFDRIFTSALVARTQAEIRQGVDLCRARCRYFAVCGGGAPSNKMQENGGLDSAETQFCRFSVQPAAEAFRKMIHWARQIPEDRFISNPKCFAEPLT from the coding sequence ATGTGGCGTCCGGCTCTCATTGTGCTTCAGCCAACGCCGTTCTGTAACATCGACTGCGACTATTGCTATCTGCGCCACCGCGACGACCGTACCGTGATGGGTGCAAAGGTCGTCTCTGCGATCCGCGACAAGATTTTTCCCAGGATCGCCCGCGACGCCGCGCCGACGATTATTTGGCATGCCGGCGAGCCGACGACAGTGCCCATTGCTTGGTATCGAAGCGCCTACACCGAGCTGCGGAAGACGGCGCCAGGGGCGACCAACTTCTCGCTGCAATCAAACGGGATTGGCCTCGGACGGGACTGGATCGAGTTTGCCCGAGAGACCGGTACGCAGATCGGACTCTCGATCGACGGTCCGCGAGAGTTTCACGATGCGCGCAGGAAGACGCGAAACGGCAAGGGGACCTGGGCTCTGGCGATGCAAGCATTGCGAGAGCTGCAACAGGCGCGGATACATCCCAACGTCGTCACGGTCCTGCATCCACTGTCGCTTCAGGCGGTCGACGCATATTTCGAGTTCTATCGCGACAACGACATCTCTCACGTATCGTTTTCGATTGATGAGTCCGAGGGACGTCATGCGACGAGTTCGTTCGATGCCGGAGACTACACCGATGCCATCACCGGGTTCCTTTTCGGTCTGATGAAGCGCGCCTATCTCGAGGGCTTCCCGCTGCACATCAAAGAAGTCGAGCGGATCGCCTCGATTCTAGCCGGCGGGCAATTGCGCAACGAGCAGATCGACGCCTGGGACGTCCTGGTCGTCGCTGCAAACGGCGATGTGACGACGTTCTCGCCGGAGTTCATGGAGGTGCGCTCACAGGCGCATCGCAATTTCAACTTCGGGAATATTCTGATCGACGACTTCGATCGGATCTTCACCAGTGCCCTCGTCGCCCGAACTCAGGCAGAGATTCGGCAGGGCGTGGACCTGTGTCGCGCGCGGTGCCGATACTTCGCGGTGTGCGGAGGCGGCGCCCCATCCAACAAGATGCAGGAAAACGGGGGGCTCGATTCTGCCGAGACGCAGTTTTGCAGATTCTCCGTGCAGCCCGCGGCGGAGGCTTTCCGTAAGATGATCCATTGGGCGCGGCAAATACCCGAGGATCGTTTCATTTCCAATCCGAAATGTTTTGCAGAGCCGCTGACGTAG
- the metK gene encoding methionine adenosyltransferase — MRASYLFTSESVSEGHPDKVCDRISDEIVDLFYREGPKAGIDPWAIRAACETLATTNKVVIAGETRGPKSVTNEQIESVVRGAIKDIGYEQEGFHWKTCDVEILLHPQSADIAQGVDALQPGEVKEEGAGDQGIMFGYATNETPDLMPAPIFYAHKILRLISEARHSGREKVLGPDSKSQVTVQYENGKPVGVREIVVSHQHLIEDLTSKQVRDIVEPYVREALPKDWITPKTIWHINPTGKFYIGGPDGDSGLTGRKIIVDTYGGAAPHGGGAFSGKDPTKVDRSAAYAARYVAKNVVAAGLADRCTLQLAYAIGVARPLSIYIDTHGTGKVSEDQLEKAVAKAMDLTPRGIRTHLDLNRPIYARTSAYGHFGRTPDNEGGFSWEKTDLVEPLKRAL, encoded by the coding sequence ATGCGCGCATCCTATCTCTTCACCAGCGAGTCCGTGTCCGAAGGCCATCCGGACAAGGTCTGTGACCGGATCTCCGATGAGATCGTCGACCTGTTCTATCGTGAAGGGCCGAAGGCGGGCATCGATCCCTGGGCCATCCGCGCCGCCTGCGAGACGCTGGCGACCACCAACAAGGTGGTGATCGCTGGTGAGACCCGCGGTCCGAAATCAGTGACCAACGAGCAGATCGAAAGCGTCGTCCGCGGCGCGATCAAGGACATCGGCTACGAGCAGGAAGGCTTCCACTGGAAGACCTGCGACGTCGAGATCCTGCTGCATCCGCAGTCGGCCGACATCGCCCAGGGCGTCGATGCGCTGCAGCCGGGCGAGGTCAAGGAAGAAGGCGCGGGCGACCAGGGCATCATGTTCGGCTACGCCACCAACGAGACGCCTGATCTGATGCCGGCGCCGATCTTCTACGCCCACAAGATCCTCCGCCTCATCTCCGAAGCGCGCCACTCCGGCCGCGAGAAGGTGCTGGGCCCGGATTCCAAGAGCCAGGTCACCGTGCAGTACGAGAACGGCAAGCCGGTCGGCGTGCGCGAGATCGTGGTGTCGCATCAGCATCTGATCGAGGACCTCACCTCCAAGCAGGTGCGCGACATCGTCGAGCCCTATGTGCGCGAGGCGCTGCCGAAGGACTGGATCACGCCGAAGACGATCTGGCATATCAACCCGACCGGCAAGTTCTACATCGGCGGTCCCGACGGCGACTCCGGCCTGACCGGCCGCAAGATCATCGTCGACACTTATGGCGGCGCGGCCCCGCATGGTGGCGGCGCGTTCTCCGGCAAGGATCCGACCAAGGTCGACCGTTCGGCGGCCTATGCCGCGCGCTACGTCGCCAAGAACGTCGTTGCCGCCGGTCTCGCCGACCGCTGCACGCTCCAACTCGCTTACGCCATCGGCGTCGCGCGGCCGCTGTCGATCTACATCGACACCCACGGCACCGGTAAGGTGTCGGAGGATCAGCTCGAGAAGGCCGTCGCCAAGGCGATGGATCTCACGCCGCGTGGCATCCGCACGCATCTCGACCTCAACCGCCCGATCTACGCGCGCACCTCGGCCTACGGCCATTTCGGCCGCACGCCGGACAATGAGGGTGGCTTCTCCTGGGAGAAGACCGACCTCGTCGAGCCGCTCAAGCGCGCGCTCTAG
- a CDS encoding FkbM family methyltransferase, whose amino-acid sequence MKTTHKIGAARLMYRAVRAGRSLLGKSDRQIAVRNGINYDLDLAQGIDFAIYLGNIYERQTRATLRTLVKPASLVLDIGANVGAHTLHLAHLVGPEGRVLAFEPTDFAFRKLNRNLELNPELQRRVTPFHCFLTGQDAEPVPSAIYSSWPLTNESDLHAKHLGREMRTEAAQARRLDDVLAQYSDLRVQLVKLDVDGYECDVLRGAPKLMKDVKPIFIMELAPYVLEERGTSLEELFSYFIPNGYRFFDEKRGKALPSSAAELGRMVSDGACINAIARAQ is encoded by the coding sequence ATGAAAACCACTCACAAGATCGGCGCTGCTCGCTTGATGTACCGCGCCGTCCGCGCAGGACGGTCGCTGCTGGGAAAATCCGATCGCCAGATCGCCGTCAGAAACGGCATCAACTACGATCTGGACCTAGCGCAGGGAATAGATTTCGCCATTTATCTCGGCAACATCTACGAGCGCCAAACGAGGGCTACGCTACGCACACTTGTGAAGCCCGCGTCGCTGGTCCTCGACATCGGGGCCAACGTAGGAGCACACACTCTCCATCTGGCTCACCTAGTTGGCCCGGAAGGACGCGTTCTCGCCTTCGAGCCGACCGACTTTGCCTTTCGCAAGCTCAACCGCAATCTCGAATTGAATCCCGAGTTGCAGAGGCGGGTGACACCTTTTCACTGCTTCCTAACCGGCCAGGACGCCGAGCCGGTTCCGTCAGCCATCTATTCGAGCTGGCCTCTCACCAACGAATCCGATTTGCACGCAAAGCACCTTGGGCGTGAAATGCGCACGGAAGCGGCGCAAGCGCGCAGGCTCGACGATGTTCTGGCCCAGTACTCCGATCTTCGGGTGCAGCTCGTGAAGCTGGATGTGGATGGTTACGAATGTGATGTCCTCCGCGGAGCGCCAAAGCTCATGAAGGACGTCAAGCCGATTTTCATCATGGAACTGGCTCCCTACGTGCTCGAGGAACGAGGCACCTCGCTGGAGGAGCTCTTTTCGTATTTCATTCCAAACGGATACCGTTTTTTCGATGAAAAGCGCGGCAAGGCCCTGCCTTCCTCGGCCGCTGAACTAGGCCGAATGGTTTCGGACGGCGCCTGCATCAATGCAATTGCCCGTGCGCAATAG